One window from the genome of Oscillospiraceae bacterium encodes:
- the glgD gene encoding glucose-1-phosphate adenylyltransferase subunit GlgD — translation MSANIGGIIFSNMHEKNVGELTAMRSCGSIPFGGRYRLIDFPLSSMVNADITAVGVITKSNYKSLMDHLRSGRDWDLSRKRSGLVIIPPYALASSGMYRGRVEAMISARDFILHAPVDWFVLSDCNFVFNVDIRRLAEKHMESGADITCCCRKMYLSGDGLFDTVTYDLDKNGGITGIRLDPNTEGEYNCGLNVMFMSKKFLIWLIDKTQGRGISHFEREILQQKVIGEIKLHAYEVPGTALRIGSMREFYDANMALLKKQVRDELFNNQPVYTKVRDEMPASYGLAAEVSNTMVADGCRIEGSVSDSILFRGVTVGKNAKVKDCILMQGCTVGDGADITGIITDKNAFITDGRVLVGCAENPLFVPKNGVV, via the coding sequence ATGAGTGCGAACATCGGCGGCATCATTTTTTCCAATATGCACGAAAAGAACGTCGGCGAACTGACCGCTATGCGAAGCTGCGGCTCAATTCCGTTCGGAGGCAGATACCGGCTGATCGATTTCCCTCTCTCCAGTATGGTCAACGCAGATATCACCGCCGTCGGCGTGATCACCAAAAGCAATTATAAATCGCTGATGGACCACCTGCGCAGCGGCCGCGACTGGGACCTTTCGCGCAAACGCAGCGGGCTTGTTATCATCCCGCCTTACGCGCTCGCGAGTTCCGGTATGTACCGCGGCAGGGTCGAGGCCATGATTTCCGCCCGCGATTTTATTCTTCATGCGCCGGTGGATTGGTTTGTGCTGAGCGACTGCAATTTTGTCTTCAATGTGGATATTCGCAGGCTGGCGGAAAAACATATGGAGAGCGGCGCGGACATTACCTGCTGCTGCCGGAAGATGTACCTTTCCGGTGATGGATTGTTTGATACGGTGACCTATGATCTTGATAAAAACGGCGGGATTACGGGCATCAGGCTCGATCCCAACACAGAGGGCGAATATAACTGCGGACTCAACGTGATGTTTATGAGCAAGAAATTTTTGATTTGGCTGATCGACAAAACGCAGGGGCGCGGCATCTCACACTTTGAGCGCGAAATTTTACAGCAAAAAGTGATCGGCGAGATCAAACTTCACGCTTATGAAGTTCCGGGAACCGCGCTGCGCATCGGCTCCATGAGGGAATTTTACGACGCGAATATGGCGCTCTTAAAAAAGCAGGTGCGCGATGAACTGTTCAACAATCAACCCGTCTACACCAAAGTGCGTGACGAGATGCCCGCGAGTTACGGGCTCGCCGCCGAGGTTTCGAACACGATGGTCGCCGACGGCTGCCGGATCGAGGGCTCGGTCAGTGATTCGATTCTGTTCCGGGGTGTCACGGTCGGCAAAAACGCGAAAGTTAAGGACTGTATTCTGATGCAGGGCTGTACAGTCGGAGACGGCGCGGATATCACGGGCATCATCACCGATAAAAACGCTTTTATCACCGACGGGCGCGTTTTGGTCGGATGCGCGGAGAATCCGCTGTTTGTGCCGAAGAACGGAGTTGTGTGA
- the glgB gene encoding 1,4-alpha-glucan branching protein GlgB, giving the protein MGNGKAELTARLTDFHAGCEFRAYEFLGAHLSNDSAVFRVWVPNASAVSVCGDFNNWSPDADKMEKISDGVWERYINGVQKFDCYKYRITSQSGNAVLKADPYAFHSQTRPGTASKFYPLDNTYQWSDSVWMKRRENHKKRNIFTSPLNIYEVHAGSWRQYSDGSHFSYKKLADELIPYVKKMGYTHIEFMPLAEYPLDMSWGYQTTGYFSPSSRYGEPPELMEFVDRCHKAGVGVIMDWVGAHFPKDDYGLYQFDGDFCYEYADPRKRESPEWGTHYFDYGRNEVISFLVSSVDYWINLYHFDGIRVDAVSAMLYLDYGRKDWMPNIFGGRENLEAMALLRAMNGYVLGTYPGTMMIAEESTSFPKVSHDIADGGLGFSFKWNMGWMNDTLSYMETDPYFRSGSHNKLTFSMMYAFSERFILPVSHDEVVHGKKSLLDKMPGDYLQKFANIRLFMAYMMAHPGKKLMFMGCEYGPFREWDYASELEWFMLDFESHKKLHGYKAALDEFYLSRSALWRDDCGWEGFQWIAADDSQNNVISFIRKDKEKQLVCVFNFAGVAHEDYRIGVPKADYYREVLNTDDERFFGSGRQNGIVKADSTPMHGFGNSVSLQLPPLSALFFEPGETD; this is encoded by the coding sequence ATGGGAAACGGGAAAGCGGAACTGACAGCGCGTTTGACCGATTTTCATGCCGGCTGCGAATTTCGGGCATATGAGTTCTTGGGAGCGCACCTATCGAACGACAGTGCGGTCTTTCGTGTCTGGGTTCCCAATGCCTCAGCCGTATCGGTCTGCGGTGATTTTAATAACTGGTCTCCCGACGCCGACAAAATGGAGAAAATAAGCGACGGCGTATGGGAGCGCTACATAAACGGCGTTCAAAAATTCGATTGTTATAAATACCGGATCACCTCTCAAAGCGGCAATGCCGTGCTCAAGGCCGATCCGTATGCGTTCCATTCCCAGACTCGCCCGGGCACAGCTTCTAAATTTTATCCGCTCGACAATACCTACCAATGGAGCGATTCGGTCTGGATGAAGCGGCGTGAAAATCATAAGAAGCGGAATATTTTTACCTCTCCGTTGAATATCTATGAGGTGCACGCGGGGTCTTGGCGCCAATACTCCGACGGCAGCCACTTCTCCTACAAAAAACTCGCTGACGAACTGATTCCATATGTCAAAAAAATGGGGTATACCCATATCGAATTCATGCCGCTGGCTGAATATCCCCTTGACATGTCCTGGGGGTATCAGACCACCGGTTATTTTTCGCCCTCCTCACGCTACGGAGAGCCGCCCGAACTGATGGAATTCGTCGACCGCTGCCACAAAGCCGGCGTCGGTGTGATCATGGACTGGGTCGGCGCTCACTTTCCGAAAGACGATTACGGCCTTTATCAATTCGACGGGGATTTCTGCTATGAATATGCCGATCCCCGCAAACGCGAGAGCCCCGAATGGGGGACGCATTATTTTGACTACGGGCGGAATGAAGTCATCAGCTTTTTGGTGTCGAGCGTCGATTACTGGATCAACCTCTACCATTTCGACGGGATCCGGGTCGACGCTGTCAGCGCAATGCTGTATCTTGATTACGGGCGTAAGGACTGGATGCCGAACATCTTCGGCGGCAGAGAAAACCTCGAGGCAATGGCGCTTTTGCGCGCGATGAACGGGTACGTTCTCGGGACTTATCCGGGCACGATGATGATTGCCGAAGAGTCCACGAGTTTTCCGAAAGTCAGCCACGACATTGCCGACGGCGGACTCGGGTTCTCGTTCAAATGGAATATGGGCTGGATGAACGACACGCTGTCTTATATGGAGACCGACCCGTACTTCCGCTCGGGCAGCCACAACAAACTGACTTTTTCAATGATGTACGCGTTTTCCGAGCGATTCATTCTGCCGGTTTCGCACGACGAAGTGGTGCACGGCAAGAAGTCGCTGCTTGACAAGATGCCCGGCGACTATCTCCAGAAATTCGCGAATATCCGGTTATTTATGGCCTATATGATGGCGCATCCGGGTAAAAAGCTGATGTTCATGGGCTGCGAATACGGACCGTTTCGCGAGTGGGACTATGCCTCAGAATTAGAATGGTTCATGCTCGATTTTGAGTCGCACAAGAAACTGCACGGTTATAAAGCCGCGCTCGACGAGTTCTATCTGAGCCGTTCGGCGCTCTGGAGAGACGACTGCGGCTGGGAGGGTTTTCAATGGATCGCGGCCGACGACAGCCAAAATAATGTAATCTCGTTTATACGAAAAGACAAGGAAAAACAGTTGGTATGCGTCTTTAATTTTGCTGGTGTTGCGCATGAGGACTACCGAATCGGTGTCCCGAAGGCGGATTATTACCGCGAGGTACTGAATACCGATGACGAGCGGTTTTTCGGTTCGGGCAGGCAAAACGGCATCGTTAAAGCCGACAGTACTCCGATGCACGGCTTCGGGAATTCCGTTTCGCTGCAGCTTCCGCCGCTTTCTGCGTTGTTTTTCGAACCGGGAGAAACGGACTGA
- a CDS encoding glucose-1-phosphate adenylyltransferase, giving the protein MGKKDWIAMLLAGGQGSRLQVLTRDMAKPAVGFGGKYRIIDFTLSNCVNSGIDTVGVLTQYQPLELNRYIGNGLPWDLDRLNGGVHILPPYQRSRGSEWYKGTANAIYQNLAFIEEYQPENVVILSGDHIYKMDYFGMLAEHMKNAAACTIAVLEVPIDEASRFGIMNTEPDGKIYEFEEKPKNPKSNKASMGVYIFNFEKLKRYLIEDEADSKSSNDFGKDIIPKMLAAKERMFAYPFIGYWKDVGTIDSLWEANMDLLNPARPIDLSDPSWKIYFRNPVKPPHYISTGSAVQNSLVSEGCEISGDLDFSVVFSGVTIEDGAQVYDSIVMSGAKIKTGARVQYAIIGENAVIGEASVVGQRPECTECRETWGISVVGPGIKIGSGCTVAPKVIVDSDMKDGESK; this is encoded by the coding sequence ATGGGTAAAAAGGACTGGATTGCAATGCTTCTCGCCGGCGGCCAGGGAAGCCGTTTGCAGGTTTTGACCCGGGATATGGCAAAGCCCGCGGTCGGATTCGGGGGAAAATACCGCATTATCGATTTTACCCTTTCTAACTGCGTCAACTCGGGCATTGATACGGTCGGCGTCCTGACGCAGTATCAACCGCTTGAACTCAACCGCTACATCGGAAACGGGCTGCCCTGGGACCTCGACCGATTGAACGGCGGCGTCCATATTCTTCCGCCGTACCAGCGCAGCAGAGGCAGCGAGTGGTACAAAGGCACGGCGAACGCCATTTATCAGAATCTTGCGTTTATTGAAGAGTATCAGCCCGAAAATGTCGTGATCTTATCGGGTGACCACATCTATAAAATGGACTATTTCGGGATGCTCGCAGAACATATGAAAAACGCCGCCGCCTGCACGATCGCGGTGCTTGAGGTGCCGATCGACGAAGCAAGCCGATTTGGCATCATGAACACCGAACCGGACGGCAAAATTTATGAATTCGAAGAAAAACCCAAAAACCCCAAGTCCAATAAAGCCAGCATGGGCGTCTATATTTTTAATTTCGAAAAGCTGAAAAGATACCTTATTGAAGACGAGGCCGATTCGAAGAGCAGCAACGATTTCGGTAAGGACATCATCCCGAAAATGCTCGCTGCGAAAGAACGCATGTTCGCCTATCCGTTCATCGGTTACTGGAAGGATGTCGGTACAATCGACAGCTTGTGGGAGGCCAATATGGATCTGCTGAATCCGGCAAGGCCTATTGACTTATCCGACCCGTCGTGGAAAATTTATTTCCGAAACCCCGTAAAGCCGCCGCACTATATCTCGACCGGCAGCGCGGTACAAAATTCACTCGTCAGCGAGGGCTGTGAAATTTCGGGCGACCTCGACTTTTCGGTCGTGTTTTCCGGCGTGACCATCGAGGACGGCGCGCAGGTTTACGACAGCATTGTGATGAGCGGTGCGAAAATAAAAACGGGCGCTCGGGTGCAGTATGCAATTATAGGCGAAAACGCTGTGATCGGCGAGGCCAGCGTCGTCGGCCAGAGGCCGGAATGCACTGAGTGCCGCGAAACCTGGGGTATTTCGGTTGTCGGGCCGGGAATTAAAATCGGAAGCGGATGCACGGTTGCGCCGAAGGTTATCGTCGACAGCGATATGAAGGACGGTGAATCCAAATGA